Proteins encoded in a region of the Puniceibacterium sp. IMCC21224 genome:
- a CDS encoding orotate phosphoribosyltransferase, whose translation MIPSSYPPAAEMARLTARMLLEIEAVHFNATDHYIFASGLASPVYIDCRKLISFPRIRATLMDFLTVTVMRDAGFEAFDNIAGGETAGIPFAALVAERMALPMTYVRKKPKGYGRNARIEGAMSEGERVLLVEDLTTDGGSKLSFVDAIRETGASCTHTAVIFYYGIFPETIQTLGDHGIQLHHLCTWWDVLAEAKAQGTFDAHTLQEVEAFLTDPHKWREVNKK comes from the coding sequence ATGATCCCCTCGTCCTACCCACCCGCCGCCGAGATGGCACGCCTTACCGCCCGCATGTTGCTTGAGATTGAGGCCGTGCATTTCAACGCGACCGATCACTACATCTTTGCCAGCGGTCTGGCGTCGCCGGTCTATATCGACTGTCGCAAGCTGATATCGTTTCCGCGAATCCGCGCGACTCTGATGGATTTTCTGACCGTCACTGTAATGCGGGATGCGGGATTCGAAGCGTTTGACAACATTGCCGGCGGCGAAACAGCCGGCATCCCCTTTGCCGCACTGGTGGCCGAGCGCATGGCCCTGCCGATGACCTATGTGCGCAAGAAACCCAAGGGTTACGGCCGCAACGCCCGGATCGAGGGTGCCATGAGCGAAGGCGAACGTGTGCTGCTGGTCGAGGACCTGACCACCGACGGCGGATCCAAGCTGTCGTTTGTTGACGCCATTCGCGAAACCGGCGCGAGTTGCACGCACACTGCGGTGATTTTTTACTACGGTATCTTCCCCGAGACGATCCAGACGCTAGGCGATCACGGCATCCAGCTGCACCACCTCTGCACATGGTGGGATGTGTTGGCCGAAGCCAAGGCGCAGGGCACATTCGACGCCCACACCTTGCAAGAAGTTGAAGCATTTCTGACCGATCCGCATAAGTGGCGAGAAGTTAACAAGAAATAA
- the alr gene encoding alanine racemase — MAQSVLTIDLDALRSNWRSLAQRSGAETGAVVKSDAYGLGASRVAHALAAEGVRRFFVALTEEGAALRKIVGPGPEIFVLSGHMIGDTDLIRGADLTPTINSIDQMLRHVEGLPGHAFGLQLDTGMNRLGMEPAEWSALRDIAVAQRPTLVMSHLACADEPGHEMNAYQLEVFRVMTEGIDAPLSLAATGGILLGSDYHFDVTRPGIGLYGGLPFVDALPVVTLEIPVIQTRDVEPGESVGYGNTWFAEMPTRVATIAAGYADGILRAMGPAAHVYADGNRCKVLGRISMDLIAVDVTDLDADPQSVELLGRHQLVDTLADAAGTIGYEILTSLGARYQRRYIGS, encoded by the coding sequence ATGGCACAATCTGTTCTGACTATCGACCTCGACGCGCTGCGCAGCAACTGGCGCAGTCTGGCCCAACGCTCCGGCGCTGAGACCGGCGCCGTGGTGAAATCCGATGCCTATGGGCTGGGGGCATCCCGCGTCGCCCACGCCCTGGCAGCAGAAGGTGTTCGCCGGTTTTTTGTCGCCCTCACCGAAGAGGGTGCCGCCCTGCGCAAGATCGTGGGACCGGGGCCGGAAATCTTTGTTCTGTCGGGGCATATGATCGGTGACACCGATTTGATCCGGGGGGCCGATCTGACCCCGACGATCAATTCGATCGACCAAATGCTGCGACATGTCGAGGGCTTGCCCGGCCATGCCTTTGGCCTGCAATTGGACACAGGGATGAATCGTCTGGGCATGGAACCCGCCGAATGGTCCGCCCTGCGCGACATCGCTGTGGCACAGCGCCCCACCCTGGTAATGAGCCATCTGGCCTGCGCCGACGAGCCGGGCCACGAGATGAATGCCTATCAGCTCGAAGTGTTCCGGGTGATGACCGAAGGCATTGACGCGCCGCTGTCGCTGGCGGCCACGGGGGGCATTCTGCTGGGGTCAGACTATCATTTCGACGTGACCCGGCCCGGCATCGGGCTGTATGGCGGGCTTCCATTTGTCGATGCCCTGCCGGTCGTCACGCTGGAGATCCCCGTAATTCAGACCCGTGACGTTGAACCCGGCGAATCTGTCGGCTACGGCAATACCTGGTTTGCCGAAATGCCTACCCGCGTCGCCACCATCGCAGCGGGCTATGCCGATGGCATTCTTCGCGCGATGGGTCCTGCTGCACATGTTTACGCCGATGGCAATCGGTGCAAGGTTCTGGGCCGGATCTCAATGGATCTGATCGCGGTTGATGTGACCGATCTGGACGCAGACCCCCAAAGCGTTGAACTGCTCGGTCGTCATCAGTTGGTGGACACCTTGGCCGATGCCGCAGGCACCATCGGCTATGAAATCCTGACATCGCTCGGCGCGCGGTACCAACGGCGCTATATCGGGTCATGA
- the cobC gene encoding alpha-ribazole phosphatase family protein: MALTLLRHTRPAGAEGLCYGRSDLVLTDTFESECAAILDRLAPSEVVITSPLQRCRLLAELIAAHWSVPLIVDDDWIEMNFGRWETVPWDHIPRTELDAWAADFYDYDGHGGETVRHLERRVTSALSKVPQDALIVTHAGVIKAALAHHGRPDAWQHRTGYGVALRLD; the protein is encoded by the coding sequence GTGGCTCTGACCTTGCTGCGGCACACTCGACCAGCAGGGGCTGAGGGGCTGTGCTATGGCCGCAGCGATCTGGTGCTGACGGATACGTTCGAAAGCGAATGTGCTGCCATTCTTGATCGGCTTGCGCCGTCAGAGGTGGTGATTACCTCGCCTTTGCAACGCTGTCGATTGTTGGCTGAACTGATTGCCGCGCATTGGTCGGTGCCATTGATCGTTGACGACGACTGGATCGAGATGAATTTCGGCCGCTGGGAAACCGTGCCTTGGGACCATATTCCACGCACTGAACTGGATGCCTGGGCCGCAGATTTTTATGACTACGACGGACATGGCGGCGAAACCGTGCGGCATCTGGAACGTCGGGTCACGTCAGCGCTGTCCAAGGTGCCACAGGATGCACTGATCGTGACACATGCCGGTGTTATCAAGGCAGCACTTGCCCACCACGGCCGACCAGATGCGTGGCAGCACCGGACCGGCTATGGCGTTGCGCTGCGGCTGGACTAA
- the cobT gene encoding nicotinate-nucleotide--dimethylbenzimidazole phosphoribosyltransferase, with protein sequence MTQDTMTAFEPALAHKIDTKTKPRGALGRIEVLAAQVARLQRRLDPVMERCALTLFAADHGIAAAGVSAYPPEVTRQMVLNFAGGGAAANVFARAGGIDLRVVNAGVLGGPFGMPQVQDHAVAEGTANFAEGPAMTRPQRDQALAIGRGLGADGRYEAMAFGEMGIGNTSSAALLVHKLTGIALDRLVGRGTGLADAGLDQKRTVLGHAAQRTAARLEADTALAEYGGFEIAMMAGAMLGAAAAGRMVLVDGYIASAAALVASRLEPSARAAMVFAHRSAEPGHALLLRSLEAEPLLALDMRLGEGTGAALAWPLLRAAVMMLNDMASFEQAGVSGPA encoded by the coding sequence ATGACACAGGATACCATGACCGCCTTTGAGCCCGCGCTTGCGCATAAGATTGACACAAAAACCAAACCTCGGGGCGCACTTGGCCGGATCGAGGTGCTGGCGGCGCAAGTGGCGCGACTGCAGAGGCGGCTCGATCCGGTGATGGAGCGCTGCGCGCTGACGCTTTTTGCCGCCGACCACGGAATCGCGGCGGCGGGCGTGTCGGCCTATCCACCCGAGGTGACGCGGCAAATGGTGCTGAACTTTGCCGGGGGCGGTGCGGCGGCGAATGTCTTTGCCCGCGCCGGTGGCATCGACCTGCGGGTGGTGAATGCCGGGGTTCTGGGGGGGCCGTTCGGTATGCCCCAAGTGCAGGACCATGCGGTGGCTGAGGGCACCGCAAATTTTGCCGAGGGTCCGGCGATGACACGGCCTCAGCGCGATCAGGCCCTGGCCATCGGTCGTGGGCTGGGGGCTGACGGACGGTACGAGGCGATGGCCTTTGGCGAGATGGGGATTGGCAACACCTCGTCTGCGGCGCTGCTGGTCCACAAGCTGACCGGGATTGCACTGGACCGATTGGTCGGGCGCGGCACCGGGTTGGCCGATGCCGGGCTGGATCAAAAACGCACGGTTCTGGGCCATGCCGCACAACGCACGGCGGCGCGGCTAGAGGCGGATACCGCGCTGGCGGAATACGGCGGGTTCGAGATCGCGATGATGGCAGGGGCAATGCTGGGGGCGGCGGCGGCGGGACGTATGGTGCTGGTCGACGGCTATATTGCCAGCGCCGCTGCCTTGGTCGCATCCCGGTTGGAGCCGTCGGCGCGGGCCGCTATGGTCTTTGCCCATCGGTCAGCCGAGCCGGGGCATGCGCTTTTGTTGCGGTCGCTTGAAGCAGAGCCGCTTTTGGCGCTCGATATGCGATTGGGTGAGGGGACCGGGGCGGCATTGGCCTGGCCATTGCTGCGCGCCGCGGTGATGATGTTGAATGATATGGCCAGCTTTGAGCAGGCTGGTGTTTCGGGGCCGGCATGA
- a CDS encoding replicative DNA helicase, with protein sequence MNEITTFNPTGHAATAGVDAPETMPHSIEAEQQLLGAILTNNDIYDRVAAIIGAQHFFDPVHARIYDIAAARIAKNNLASPVTLKAFMAEDEGLIELGGAAYLARLAGSAVSSFAVRDYAQMIYDLAIRRDLIGLGRDISAKASKVDVASEPREQIVEAEQALYKLAEQGQTDSGFQSFLRAVTDAVNMANAAYQRDGGLAGISTGLIDMDKKLGGLHKSDLLILAGRPSMGKTSLATNIAFNIAKAYKRGQRHDGTEGAIEGGVVGFYSLEMSAEQLAARILSEAAEVPSEQIRRGDMTEVEFRRFVDAAKSLEACPLYIDDTPALPISQLAARARRLKRTHGLDVLMVDYLQLVRGTGRSENRVNEISEITMGLKAIAKELDIPVVALSQLSRQVESREDKRPQLSDLRESGSIEQDADVVMFVFREEYYKEREKPGDHDLDKMAAWQEEMERLHGRAEVVIGKQRHGPIGTVELSFEGRFTRFGNLVKPWQQDNGDTSF encoded by the coding sequence ATGAACGAAATCACCACCTTCAACCCCACCGGTCACGCCGCCACGGCCGGGGTCGATGCCCCCGAAACAATGCCGCATTCGATCGAGGCCGAACAGCAGTTGCTGGGCGCGATCCTGACCAACAACGACATCTACGACCGCGTTGCCGCCATTATCGGGGCGCAGCATTTCTTTGATCCGGTCCATGCCCGCATCTACGATATCGCCGCCGCACGCATCGCCAAGAACAACCTTGCCTCGCCGGTAACGCTCAAGGCGTTCATGGCCGAGGATGAGGGACTGATCGAACTGGGCGGCGCGGCCTATCTGGCGCGACTGGCCGGGTCGGCGGTCAGCTCGTTTGCCGTGCGCGACTACGCTCAGATGATCTATGATCTGGCAATCCGCCGCGATCTGATCGGTCTGGGGCGGGACATCAGCGCCAAGGCGTCCAAGGTTGATGTCGCGTCCGAGCCGCGTGAACAGATCGTCGAGGCCGAGCAGGCGCTGTATAAGCTGGCCGAGCAGGGTCAGACCGATTCCGGGTTCCAGAGTTTTCTGCGCGCCGTCACCGATGCGGTGAACATGGCCAACGCCGCGTATCAGCGCGACGGCGGATTGGCCGGCATTTCGACCGGCCTGATCGATATGGACAAGAAACTGGGCGGACTGCACAAATCCGACCTTCTTATCCTGGCCGGACGTCCGTCGATGGGCAAAACCTCGCTTGCCACCAACATCGCGTTCAACATCGCCAAGGCCTATAAACGCGGTCAGCGCCACGATGGTACCGAAGGCGCGATTGAGGGCGGCGTCGTCGGTTTCTATTCGCTGGAAATGAGCGCGGAACAACTGGCCGCGCGAATCCTATCCGAGGCTGCCGAGGTCCCGTCTGAACAGATCCGCCGCGGTGACATGACCGAGGTCGAGTTCCGCCGCTTTGTCGATGCCGCCAAATCTCTGGAAGCCTGCCCGCTTTATATCGACGACACACCCGCCCTGCCAATCAGCCAGCTTGCGGCGCGGGCGCGGCGGTTGAAACGGACGCATGGGCTTGATGTGCTGATGGTCGACTACCTTCAACTGGTGCGCGGTACCGGACGGTCCGAAAACCGGGTGAACGAAATCTCCGAGATCACCATGGGCCTCAAGGCGATCGCCAAAGAACTGGATATTCCCGTGGTCGCCCTGTCGCAGCTATCGCGTCAGGTTGAGTCGCGTGAAGACAAGCGCCCGCAATTGTCGGATCTGCGTGAATCCGGTTCAATCGAACAGGACGCCGATGTGGTTATGTTCGTGTTCCGCGAGGAATATTACAAGGAACGCGAAAAGCCCGGCGATCATGATCTGGACAAGATGGCCGCCTGGCAGGAAGAGATGGAACGCCTGCATGGCCGTGCCGAAGTCGTCATCGGCAAGCAGCGTCACGGCCCCATCGGCACGGTCGAACTCAGCTTTGAGGGTCGCTTTACCCGCTTTGGTAACCTGGTAAAGCCCTGGCAGCAGGACAACGGCGACACGAGTTTTTAA
- a CDS encoding glycosyltransferase family 2 protein, translating to MNILAVLCVRNEGAFILDWLAHHLAVGVSHVLAFSNDCDDGTDMMLDRLAMMGHVTHLRNDGPYDRGGIQFTALKRADRSDPVAKADWLLPMDIDEFVNVHVGDHTIPALLRALPDATAIPLTWRNFGNAGVVRYTDVPVPQQFTRAAPVVMHWPWRSAMFKTLFANDGTYRNLGVHRPRNPVGGRIKQARWFDGEGRELPPEFHTSRIFSPFGRSNYALAQMNHYPLSAMESYLLKAARGRAVHSGQMLGLDYWVERNFNTDEDRSILALGPATTAIRAQFAADPVLAGLHIDAVTWRHARLEALMQEEPYRALMGRLLMAPPSVPLTPDMAAILIRHGLRAQVGKPC from the coding sequence TTGAATATCCTCGCTGTTCTCTGTGTGCGCAACGAAGGGGCCTTTATCCTGGACTGGTTGGCGCACCATCTGGCCGTCGGCGTCAGCCATGTGCTGGCCTTTTCCAATGATTGCGACGACGGTACGGATATGATGCTCGACAGGTTGGCGATGATGGGCCATGTAACCCACCTGCGCAACGATGGCCCGTATGATCGCGGCGGGATTCAGTTCACCGCGCTGAAACGTGCTGACCGTAGCGATCCGGTGGCCAAGGCCGACTGGCTGCTGCCAATGGATATCGACGAATTTGTGAATGTCCATGTGGGTGATCACACGATCCCGGCGCTACTGCGCGCCCTGCCCGACGCCACGGCAATCCCTCTTACCTGGCGTAATTTTGGCAATGCGGGCGTGGTGCGCTACACGGATGTCCCGGTACCGCAGCAGTTCACCCGCGCCGCGCCGGTGGTGATGCACTGGCCCTGGCGGTCGGCAATGTTCAAAACACTGTTTGCCAATGACGGCACCTATCGCAATCTGGGTGTTCACCGCCCGCGCAACCCGGTTGGCGGCCGGATTAAGCAGGCGCGCTGGTTCGACGGTGAGGGGCGTGAACTGCCGCCCGAATTTCACACATCACGGATCTTTTCGCCCTTTGGTCGTTCAAACTATGCGCTGGCGCAGATGAACCATTATCCGTTGAGCGCGATGGAGAGTTACCTGCTCAAGGCCGCGCGGGGCCGCGCGGTGCATTCGGGCCAGATGTTGGGGCTGGACTATTGGGTTGAGCGAAATTTCAACACCGACGAAGACCGCTCAATCCTGGCGCTTGGACCCGCAACCACAGCGATCCGCGCGCAGTTTGCTGCTGATCCCGTATTGGCAGGTCTGCATATCGACGCGGTCACCTGGCGCCACGCCCGTCTTGAGGCGCTGATGCAAGAAGAGCCGTACCGTGCCCTCATGGGGCGACTTCTGATGGCGCCGCCCTCGGTGCCGCTGACGCCGGACATGGCTGCAATTCTGATCCGCCATGGCCTGCGTGCGCAGGTCGGCAAACCGTGTTAA
- the cobS gene encoding adenosylcobinamide-GDP ribazoletransferase, whose amino-acid sequence MTRSDFQARLAVEWGLWLLAVQFLTRIPVPRDVPFSDDLLIRATKYYPLVGVLVGGIGGLVLWGASLALSPAAAVLLSVATTLLLTGAFHEDGLADAADGLGGGLTRERSLEIMRDSRIGTYGAVTLGVTLALKVALLASLEGATAGWVLVAGHALGRMAAVHVIATTPYARDRGAKFVAPTVTPDGYRVALATALMVLLGLVMVAGPGLALLAAVLCVLLAQAFRWIFVRKLGGYTGDCLGGTQQLGELGIYLAAALWL is encoded by the coding sequence ATGACCCGCAGCGATTTCCAGGCGCGGCTTGCCGTTGAATGGGGGCTGTGGCTGCTGGCGGTACAATTTCTGACCCGGATTCCGGTGCCGCGCGATGTGCCGTTCTCGGACGATCTGCTGATCCGCGCGACCAAGTATTATCCGCTGGTCGGGGTGCTGGTTGGCGGCATCGGTGGGCTGGTACTGTGGGGGGCGTCACTAGCGCTGTCACCTGCGGCGGCGGTGCTGCTGTCCGTCGCGACGACTTTGTTGCTGACCGGCGCCTTTCACGAGGACGGCCTGGCAGACGCCGCCGACGGGCTGGGCGGCGGGCTGACGCGCGAGCGGTCGCTTGAAATCATGCGTGACAGCCGGATCGGGACTTATGGCGCGGTGACGCTTGGGGTGACGCTGGCACTCAAAGTGGCGCTGCTGGCCTCTCTTGAGGGGGCAACGGCGGGTTGGGTGTTGGTGGCGGGGCATGCCCTGGGGCGGATGGCGGCAGTGCATGTCATCGCGACCACGCCGTATGCCCGCGACCGGGGGGCCAAGTTTGTGGCGCCCACGGTGACACCGGACGGCTACCGGGTGGCGCTGGCTACGGCTTTGATGGTGTTGTTGGGGCTTGTTATGGTGGCGGGTCCGGGGCTGGCGCTGTTGGCGGCGGTGCTTTGTGTGCTGTTGGCGCAGGCGTTTCGTTGGATATTTGTGCGCAAGCTGGGCGGGTATACCGGCGATTGCCTCGGCGGAACGCAGCAATTGGGCGAACTGGGAATCTACCTTGCGGCGGCGCTGTGGCTCTGA
- the pyrC gene encoding dihydroorotase — protein MTHSLTLRRPDDWHLHLRDGAMLRAMLPETTRHFSRAIIMPNLVPPVVTAAQAVAYRDRILTALPEGATFEPLMTLYLTEETDANDLAAAHASGLIKAVKLYPAGATTNSASGVKDFDKVRPVFERMAEIGCPLCVHGEVTDANVDIFDREAVFIDRVLDPVRRATPGLRVVMEHITTAQGVDYARAGGPDLAATITTHHLVINRNHILVGGIKPHYYCLPVAKREEHRLALRAAATSGHRAFFLGTDSAPHVDAAKEQACGCAGCFTATNTMSVLAEVFEQDGALDQLEAFASLNGPAFYRLPANDATMTLTRGAPVDYPAYIATSDGPVTVFDPGYPLHWQVD, from the coding sequence ATGACACACAGCCTTACCCTCCGCCGTCCCGACGACTGGCACCTGCATCTGCGCGATGGCGCCATGCTGCGCGCCATGCTGCCGGAAACCACGCGCCATTTTTCCCGTGCCATCATCATGCCGAATCTCGTGCCGCCAGTGGTCACCGCAGCGCAGGCCGTCGCCTATCGCGACCGCATCCTGACTGCCCTGCCAGAGGGGGCAACGTTCGAGCCGCTGATGACGCTGTACCTGACCGAAGAAACCGATGCCAACGACCTGGCCGCCGCCCATGCCAGCGGTCTGATAAAGGCTGTCAAGCTGTACCCGGCAGGGGCGACAACCAACTCGGCCTCGGGTGTCAAGGATTTCGACAAGGTCCGCCCGGTGTTCGAGCGCATGGCCGAGATCGGCTGCCCGCTGTGTGTACATGGCGAAGTGACCGATGCGAATGTGGACATCTTTGACCGCGAGGCCGTGTTTATCGACCGTGTTCTGGATCCGGTGCGCCGAGCGACACCGGGCCTGCGGGTGGTGATGGAGCATATCACAACAGCGCAGGGCGTCGACTATGCCCGCGCTGGCGGCCCCGATCTGGCGGCGACGATCACCACGCATCACCTTGTGATCAATCGAAATCATATCCTCGTTGGTGGCATCAAACCGCATTATTATTGCCTGCCCGTCGCCAAGCGCGAAGAGCATCGTCTTGCCCTGCGTGCCGCAGCCACATCCGGCCATCGCGCGTTCTTTCTGGGCACCGACTCGGCGCCGCATGTTGATGCAGCCAAGGAACAGGCCTGCGGCTGCGCCGGGTGTTTCACCGCCACCAACACGATGTCCGTTCTGGCCGAGGTGTTCGAACAAGACGGCGCGCTGGACCAGCTCGAGGCGTTTGCCTCGCTCAACGGTCCCGCCTTTTACCGGCTGCCCGCCAACGATGCGACGATGACCCTGACCAGGGGCGCGCCCGTGGACTATCCGGCGTATATCGCGACATCCGATGGCCCGGTGACAGTCTTTGACCCCGGGTATCCGCTGCACTGGCAGGTCGACTAG